The following coding sequences lie in one Klebsiella huaxiensis genomic window:
- the msrQ gene encoding protein-methionine-sulfoxide reductase heme-binding subunit MsrQ yields MRLNVKQITGLKVILHLAGFLPLIWLFWAGNQGYFSADPAKDIQHFTGRMALKFLLATLLVSPLARYAKQPLLIRTRRLLGLWCFAWATLHLTSYTLLELGINNLALLGTEVLTRPYLTLGLISWLILLALAATSTQAMQRKLGRRWQTLHNFIYLAAILAPIHYLWSVKILSPQPIIYALLAVLVLAWRYKKFRQWWR; encoded by the coding sequence GTGCGCCTGAACGTAAAACAGATAACCGGGCTGAAAGTGATACTCCATCTGGCCGGTTTTTTACCCTTGATATGGCTTTTCTGGGCAGGAAATCAGGGGTATTTCAGCGCCGACCCGGCAAAAGATATTCAGCACTTTACCGGTAGGATGGCTCTTAAATTCCTGCTGGCGACCTTGCTTGTCTCTCCGCTGGCGCGCTACGCTAAGCAGCCTTTATTGATACGCACCCGACGCTTATTAGGTTTATGGTGCTTTGCCTGGGCCACGCTGCATTTGACCAGCTACACGCTGCTCGAACTCGGCATTAACAATCTGGCGCTATTGGGCACGGAAGTGCTCACCAGGCCTTACCTGACGTTGGGCTTAATTAGTTGGTTGATACTGCTGGCCCTTGCGGCGACATCTACCCAGGCGATGCAGCGAAAACTTGGCCGCCGCTGGCAAACATTACATAACTTCATCTATTTAGCTGCGATCCTCGCCCCCATCCACTATCTGTGGTCGGTGAAGATTTTATCCCCGCAGCCGATAATCTATGCACTGCTGGCGGTCCTCGTTTTAGCATGGCGATACAAGAAGTTCCGCCAGTGGTGGCGCTAA
- the msrP gene encoding protein-methionine-sulfoxide reductase catalytic subunit MsrP — MKLKKLTEADVTAESVFMLQRRQVLKMLGISATALSLSPTAQADLLDWFKGNDRPPAPAGKALTFDKPEQWQNNLTLTPEDKVSGYNNFYEFGLDKADPAANAGSLRTDPWTLTIGGEVAKPLTLDHDDLTRRFPLEERIYRMRCVEAWSMVVPWVGFPLHKLLSLVEPTSNARYVAFKTLYAPEQMPGQKDRFIGGGLAYPYVEGLRLDEAMHPLTLLSVGVYGKALPPQNGAPVRLTVPWKYGFKGIKSIVSIELTRERPPTTWNLAGPDEYGFYANVNPHVDHPRWSQATERFIGAGGVLDVKRQPTLLFNGYADEVASLYRGLNLRENY; from the coding sequence ATGAAACTGAAAAAACTAACGGAAGCCGACGTGACGGCAGAATCCGTTTTTATGCTGCAACGTCGCCAGGTGCTGAAAATGTTAGGCATCAGCGCGACCGCCCTTTCACTCTCTCCCACCGCGCAAGCGGATCTGCTGGATTGGTTTAAAGGCAACGACCGCCCACCAGCACCTGCAGGTAAAGCACTGACTTTCGATAAACCAGAACAGTGGCAAAACAATCTGACGCTGACGCCGGAAGATAAAGTATCCGGCTACAACAACTTCTATGAATTTGGGCTCGATAAAGCTGACCCTGCGGCCAATGCTGGCAGCCTGCGCACCGATCCGTGGACGCTGACGATCGGTGGCGAAGTGGCGAAACCGCTGACGCTCGATCATGATGACCTGACCAGGCGATTCCCGCTGGAGGAGCGTATTTACCGGATGCGCTGCGTCGAAGCCTGGTCGATGGTGGTTCCGTGGGTCGGATTCCCGTTACATAAATTACTCTCGCTGGTCGAACCCACCAGCAACGCCCGCTACGTGGCATTTAAAACCCTTTACGCCCCTGAGCAAATGCCAGGCCAGAAAGATCGCTTTATCGGCGGCGGGCTGGCATACCCATACGTTGAGGGGCTGCGGCTTGATGAGGCGATGCATCCTCTGACTCTGCTCAGCGTTGGCGTATATGGCAAAGCGCTGCCGCCGCAGAACGGCGCGCCGGTTCGGTTAACCGTTCCCTGGAAATACGGCTTTAAAGGGATCAAGTCCATCGTCAGTATCGAACTGACTCGCGAGCGCCCACCCACGACCTGGAACCTGGCCGGTCCTGATGAATATGGTTTCTACGCCAACGTCAATCCGCACGTCGATCACCCCCGCTGGTCACAGGCTACCGAGAGATTTATCGGCGCGGGCGGCGTCCTCGATGTCAAACGTCAGCCAACGCTGTTGTTCAACGGCTATGCTGATGAAGTTGCATCGCTGTACCGGGGCCTGAATTTGCGGGAGAACTACTAG